From a single Georhizobium profundi genomic region:
- a CDS encoding type II toxin-antitoxin system prevent-host-death family antitoxin, which produces MVRISSRREARAALQQTHHAHFERSPTVARSGTVAKRFLIESQIEERGDIEPQRSATRELGPFPRALPPKNRDVCAMKEFAAADLTGKTGDLLEAASVSPVAITKHRKPRYVIMSMERYENLTHDDDTRRAFQVDDLSNDEADSLISGLNTASTMTE; this is translated from the coding sequence TTGGTACGGATTTCGTCTCGAAGGGAAGCGCGCGCAGCTCTCCAACAAACGCACCATGCCCATTTTGAAAGGTCCCCAACAGTCGCTCGATCAGGAACCGTCGCAAAGCGGTTTCTGATCGAAAGCCAGATTGAAGAGCGCGGCGACATCGAGCCGCAGCGCTCTGCTACGCGGGAACTCGGCCCCTTCCCTCGCGCACTTCCCCCAAAAAATAGAGATGTCTGCGCCATGAAAGAATTTGCAGCTGCTGATTTGACCGGCAAGACGGGAGATCTGCTAGAAGCCGCGTCCGTTTCCCCGGTCGCCATCACCAAGCACCGAAAGCCGCGCTATGTCATCATGTCGATGGAGCGTTACGAAAATCTGACCCATGATGACGATACGCGCCGCGCCTTTCAGGTCGATGATCTTAGCAATGACGAAGCCGACAGCCTAATATCGGGCCTTAACACAGCATCGACAATGACTGAGTAA
- a CDS encoding ZIP family metal transporter — protein sequence MNGTENVAKAPPSSQGNGGRWLWLLPPFLLLAAIVGWLFATDQFANLSRGAPPIENLTIERSVLEDGRMSFLVRAGGSEAMAIAQVQVDAAYWQFVQDPMGTLERGQTAWISIPYPWVLGESHTVKFVTNTGATFEAVIAAAVPTPTATAGQLRSQTLIGAVVGILPVTVGLMFYPALRNVGRQGMTFLLALTVGLLAFLFVDTLEAAFELAGAAAALFQGPVLVLSAAAAGFLCLTAIGRRSGTPQGAALAFYIALGIGLHNFGEGLAIGAAFATGLAGLGTFLVVGFAVHNITEGIGIAAPILKVRPPLRTFVALALIAGGPAVLGIWIGSMAFSPQWAALFLGIGAGAILQVILEVSLYLVRSSLSGASVLISPVSLSGFFSGMIFMYVTAAAVKI from the coding sequence ATGAACGGAACCGAAAATGTTGCTAAAGCGCCCCCCTCCAGCCAAGGCAATGGAGGCCGGTGGCTCTGGCTTCTGCCGCCTTTCCTGCTTCTTGCCGCCATCGTGGGATGGCTGTTTGCCACCGACCAGTTTGCTAATCTTTCCCGGGGCGCGCCGCCGATCGAAAATCTCACTATTGAGCGTTCCGTCCTTGAGGACGGCAGGATGAGCTTCCTTGTGCGTGCCGGTGGATCGGAGGCGATGGCCATCGCGCAGGTGCAGGTCGACGCCGCCTATTGGCAGTTTGTGCAAGACCCGATGGGGACGCTCGAAAGGGGCCAGACAGCGTGGATATCAATTCCCTATCCATGGGTGCTCGGCGAAAGCCATACGGTCAAATTCGTGACCAACACCGGAGCGACTTTCGAAGCAGTCATCGCTGCTGCTGTTCCGACTCCAACGGCGACTGCCGGCCAGTTGAGGTCTCAGACGCTTATCGGGGCCGTCGTCGGCATCCTTCCCGTCACAGTCGGTTTGATGTTCTATCCGGCGCTGCGCAATGTTGGCCGTCAGGGAATGACCTTTCTGCTGGCTTTGACAGTCGGATTGTTGGCTTTTCTTTTCGTTGACACGCTTGAGGCTGCGTTCGAACTCGCAGGGGCTGCGGCAGCCTTGTTCCAGGGACCTGTCCTAGTCTTGTCGGCCGCTGCCGCTGGCTTTCTCTGCTTGACTGCAATCGGTCGAAGATCGGGGACACCGCAAGGAGCAGCGCTCGCCTTCTACATTGCCCTTGGGATCGGACTGCACAATTTTGGTGAGGGCTTGGCGATTGGAGCGGCATTTGCCACTGGGCTCGCGGGGTTAGGCACGTTTCTCGTCGTTGGCTTTGCTGTTCACAATATAACTGAAGGCATCGGTATCGCTGCGCCGATCCTAAAGGTCCGGCCGCCTCTGCGTACCTTCGTGGCACTGGCTCTCATTGCTGGCGGGCCCGCCGTGCTGGGCATCTGGATCGGAAGCATGGCTTTCTCGCCCCAATGGGCCGCGCTGTTTTTGGGTATCGGTGCCGGCGCGATCTTGCAAGTCATACTGGAAGTGTCTCTATACCTTGTTAGGTCAAGCCTATCCGGGGCGTCGGTGCTGATTTCGCCCGTGTCACTGAGTGGTTTCTTTTCCGGAATGATCTTTATGTACGTGACCGCAGCGGCGGTGAAGATCTAA
- a CDS encoding multicopper oxidase domain-containing protein: protein MLRSWFRFDPGRRRFFSLVAAAVGGAAWAAGNASGQTSHGDHAQQETPPTNAASAIMGDHQIAHGGMITVGEVDNARNGFDPDALLTDWDGGIVEILPDGMTLRTFEVEVEDKEIEIAPGVFFPAWTYNGRVPGPSLRAKEGERLRIIFRNFGSHQHSMHFHGIHAARMDGVPGAGMVEPGGEFVYEFDAKPFGCHLYHCHAFPLTRHMHKGMYGAFIIDPDPALHPEHEEVARSRLLGTPENAKWQEMMMVMNGFDTNFDGENEFYAANTIAHCYAKKPIRVSRNMPVRIYLINVTEFDPINSFHLHANFFDYFDQGTTLTPTLKTVDLIMQCQAQRGILEFHFRDHEPGLYMFHAHQSELAELGWMGMFDVVEDVT, encoded by the coding sequence ATGCTGCGCTCGTGGTTCAGGTTCGATCCAGGAAGGCGTCGGTTCTTTAGCCTCGTGGCCGCTGCGGTGGGCGGCGCGGCATGGGCAGCGGGCAATGCATCCGGTCAGACATCGCACGGCGACCACGCGCAACAGGAAACACCGCCAACCAACGCCGCGTCGGCGATCATGGGTGACCACCAGATCGCTCATGGTGGAATGATCACCGTCGGGGAAGTGGACAACGCCCGAAACGGCTTCGATCCGGATGCACTTTTGACCGACTGGGACGGCGGAATTGTCGAGATCCTGCCAGATGGCATGACGCTACGAACGTTCGAAGTCGAAGTTGAAGACAAGGAGATTGAGATCGCGCCAGGCGTCTTCTTCCCCGCTTGGACGTATAACGGCCGCGTGCCAGGGCCTTCGCTGCGAGCCAAAGAGGGCGAACGACTTCGAATTATTTTCCGAAATTTCGGCTCTCATCAGCACTCGATGCATTTCCACGGCATCCACGCGGCTCGGATGGATGGTGTCCCTGGAGCTGGCATGGTCGAGCCAGGCGGCGAGTTCGTTTATGAGTTCGACGCCAAACCTTTCGGCTGCCACCTGTACCACTGCCACGCTTTCCCGCTCACCCGGCACATGCACAAGGGCATGTATGGAGCCTTCATCATCGACCCTGATCCCGCTCTCCATCCGGAACACGAGGAGGTGGCTCGTTCGCGGCTGCTAGGTACGCCGGAGAACGCGAAATGGCAGGAAATGATGATGGTGATGAACGGCTTCGACACCAATTTCGACGGCGAGAACGAGTTCTATGCCGCCAACACCATTGCCCATTGCTACGCAAAAAAGCCGATCCGCGTATCGCGAAACATGCCGGTCCGCATCTACCTCATCAACGTGACGGAATTCGACCCGATCAACTCGTTCCACCTGCATGCGAACTTCTTCGACTATTTTGATCAGGGAACGACGCTGACGCCGACGTTGAAGACGGTCGACCTCATTATGCAGTGCCAAGCCCAGCGCGGCATTCTGGAGTTCCATTTTCGCGACCACGAACCGGGCCTCTATATGTTCCACGCTCATCAATCCGAGCTCGCGGAACTCGGGTGGATGGGCATGTTTGACGTTGTGGAGGACGTCACATGA
- the mntR gene encoding manganese-binding transcriptional regulator MntR, producing the protein MARKAKSAEPLVEPEVHVASFRQTRNNRRTEIIEDYVELVADLIADAGEARQIDIARRLGVAQPTVAKMLKRLAADGLIVQRPYRGIFLTEEGNALALRVRERHQVVESFLRALGIGEDIARIDAEGIEHHVSDETLSAFRKFVAARDQ; encoded by the coding sequence ATGGCGCGAAAGGCAAAATCTGCGGAACCGCTCGTGGAGCCGGAAGTCCACGTCGCGAGTTTTCGCCAGACGCGTAACAACCGTCGGACTGAGATCATCGAAGACTACGTCGAACTCGTCGCGGATCTAATCGCGGACGCAGGTGAGGCCCGGCAGATCGATATCGCCAGGCGGTTGGGCGTGGCTCAGCCGACAGTAGCCAAGATGCTGAAACGCCTCGCCGCGGATGGTCTGATCGTGCAGCGGCCCTATCGGGGTATTTTCCTGACTGAGGAAGGAAACGCCTTGGCCCTACGAGTGCGGGAGCGACACCAGGTCGTGGAGAGCTTCCTGCGGGCCCTGGGAATAGGCGAGGACATTGCAAGGATCGACGCCGAAGGCATCGAACACCACGTTTCGGATGAGACCCTGAGCGCGTTCAGAAAGTTCGTGGCAGCGCGGGATCAGTGA
- a CDS encoding MerR family transcriptional regulator, which translates to MFSIGDLSRRTGVKVPTIRYYEQMGLLDLPDRSEGNQRRYGREGLERLSFIRHARDLGFNIEAIRELIELSCDPEKPCRDADRIVAEQLNAVRQKIARLSKLERELDRMANHCEADCIRDCYVLHSLGDHGLCNADH; encoded by the coding sequence ATGTTTTCGATCGGCGATTTGTCACGGCGCACAGGCGTGAAGGTTCCCACCATCCGGTACTATGAGCAGATGGGTTTGCTCGATCTTCCGGACCGATCGGAGGGGAACCAGCGGCGCTATGGCCGCGAAGGTCTTGAGCGACTTTCCTTCATCCGTCATGCGAGAGACTTGGGCTTCAACATCGAGGCAATACGCGAGCTCATTGAGTTAAGCTGTGATCCTGAGAAGCCCTGCAGAGATGCTGATCGCATCGTCGCGGAGCAACTGAATGCCGTACGACAAAAGATCGCCCGCCTCTCTAAGCTCGAACGTGAGCTGGACCGAATGGCAAACCATTGCGAAGCCGACTGCATCAGAGATTGCTATGTGCTTCATTCGCTCGGAGACCATGGGTTGTGTAATGCTGATCACTGA
- a CDS encoding copper chaperone PCu(A)C: MSKNHLIGTRLWIFFTIACMAPVSISAQEKADHITEGTGTVWIEHAEIVLSPSPAGMAAGYLTVFNDTDEEVAITSVATPSFGDVSLHRTETEDGIVRMRPVGDPVRIPQSTEFVMKPGGFHLMLMQPVSEVVPGKYLNLEVGFADGSTLAVNAEVLAFGQRPADHHHGEDDAAMR, from the coding sequence ATGTCAAAAAATCATCTGATCGGGACCAGACTGTGGATTTTTTTCACGATTGCCTGCATGGCACCGGTGTCGATTTCGGCACAAGAGAAAGCTGATCACATTACGGAAGGAACCGGCACCGTGTGGATCGAACACGCGGAAATTGTCCTTTCTCCTTCGCCCGCTGGAATGGCGGCTGGATATCTGACGGTGTTCAACGATACCGACGAAGAGGTTGCCATAACGTCCGTAGCGACCCCATCTTTCGGCGATGTGTCGCTGCACCGAACCGAAACGGAAGACGGTATCGTCCGGATGAGGCCGGTGGGCGATCCGGTCCGGATTCCGCAGAGCACGGAATTCGTCATGAAGCCCGGTGGGTTCCATTTGATGCTCATGCAACCGGTGAGCGAAGTGGTCCCCGGAAAGTATCTCAATCTTGAAGTCGGATTCGCCGACGGGTCGACGCTTGCCGTGAACGCAGAAGTTCTGGCCTTTGGGCAAAGACCGGCGGATCATCACCATGGCGAAGACGACGCGGCGATGCGATGA
- a CDS encoding SCO family protein, whose translation MTLAGFRKLMWGMVVFATVVLVAGYAANWELERRAGDSLNTAATTSGIGGAFTMTDSSGREVTEETYAGKVWMMFMGFINCPDICPTTLAEMSGWLKELGADEDGIRGFLVTVDPDRDTPEVVSRYISSFDDRIVGLVPTANQLESFAENYKVHYDKVPLKEGGYTMDHTAGVLLFDQSGRLSGTIDLHEDRETALAKLRNLLNGEERS comes from the coding sequence ATGACGCTGGCCGGTTTCCGTAAACTCATGTGGGGAATGGTCGTGTTTGCGACCGTGGTTCTGGTCGCCGGATATGCTGCCAACTGGGAGTTGGAGCGGCGCGCAGGCGACAGCTTAAACACTGCAGCAACGACATCCGGGATCGGAGGAGCGTTCACCATGACGGACTCTTCCGGCCGCGAGGTTACCGAGGAAACCTATGCCGGGAAGGTTTGGATGATGTTTATGGGCTTTATCAATTGTCCCGACATCTGCCCGACCACGCTTGCCGAGATGTCCGGATGGCTCAAGGAGCTTGGCGCTGACGAAGATGGCATACGCGGCTTCCTGGTGACTGTCGACCCGGATCGTGACACACCAGAAGTCGTCAGCCGTTACATCTCAAGCTTCGACGATCGCATCGTGGGGCTTGTGCCAACGGCAAACCAGCTTGAGTCGTTCGCCGAGAACTACAAGGTCCACTATGACAAGGTTCCGCTTAAAGAAGGTGGCTACACGATGGACCATACAGCAGGTGTCCTCCTTTTTGATCAGTCGGGTCGACTCAGTGGGACCATTGACCTCCATGAGGATCGTGAGACTGCGCTCGCCAAGCTTAGAAATCTCTTAAACGGTGAGGAAAGATCATGA
- a CDS encoding DUF411 domain-containing protein — protein sequence MKPSVSLSALCLLLTAVTAEASDEVRKIEVFKTQTCACCVAWIARLEKAGFSVEAQDMQAADLIIMKQELGMPADLVSCHTGLVDGYVIEGHVPPEDIRRLLVSGERAIGLAVAGMPIGSPGMEYGSRRDAFDVELVREDGSTAVFASYDERR from the coding sequence ATGAAGCCTTCGGTCAGCTTGTCTGCGCTCTGCCTGCTTTTGACGGCTGTAACGGCCGAAGCTTCTGATGAAGTACGGAAGATCGAAGTGTTCAAGACGCAAACCTGCGCGTGTTGTGTTGCTTGGATCGCCCGACTGGAGAAGGCCGGCTTCAGTGTCGAAGCCCAAGACATGCAGGCCGCCGACCTCATTATCATGAAACAGGAATTGGGCATGCCAGCCGACCTTGTGAGCTGCCACACGGGACTGGTGGACGGCTACGTGATCGAGGGACACGTTCCGCCTGAGGACATCAGGCGGTTGCTGGTCAGCGGTGAGCGGGCAATTGGACTTGCCGTTGCTGGAATGCCCATCGGATCACCTGGAATGGAATACGGTAGTCGGCGTGACGCTTTCGACGTTGAACTCGTGCGCGAAGACGGTTCTACAGCGGTTTTTGCCTCCTACGACGAGAGACGTTGA
- a CDS encoding SCO family protein — MKALCVVRLLLAFAAVCVPYLAAASPKRGVEYFTNLEVVTQDGETVRFYDDLIKDKVVVVSFIFTSCTDMCPINTARMTQVADVLGDALGKNVFFVSISVDPENDTPEKMRAFADAFYNGPGWTFVTGSPENLKTISYQLGNREEKRSDHINEIILGNDRTGEWARNTPFNEPERLATIIQEMDPEWRMETVIPPDQFLTLDDLRRYQVSADPGQVLFRKLCSGCHTVGVGDRVGPDLLGISERRDEEWIKRYIRDPAAVRQSNDLAAIELGLRYGGVRMPNLGLSENDATDLITYLNGQADNIARARAEAVAQQDHHAPVQPGNQNDTSDAAGQPHH, encoded by the coding sequence ATGAAGGCGCTGTGTGTCGTTCGATTGCTTCTGGCTTTCGCGGCGGTCTGCGTGCCGTATCTCGCTGCCGCCAGTCCGAAGCGTGGGGTTGAATACTTCACGAACCTGGAGGTCGTGACCCAAGACGGAGAGACGGTGCGGTTCTACGACGATCTGATCAAGGACAAGGTCGTCGTCGTAAGTTTCATCTTCACGAGTTGCACCGATATGTGTCCCATCAATACTGCGCGAATGACTCAAGTTGCGGATGTCCTGGGCGACGCGCTCGGAAAGAACGTCTTCTTCGTATCGATATCGGTGGATCCCGAGAACGACACGCCCGAGAAGATGAGAGCGTTTGCCGATGCATTCTATAATGGCCCTGGTTGGACCTTTGTGACCGGCTCACCGGAAAACCTGAAAACGATCAGCTATCAATTGGGAAATCGGGAGGAGAAACGCTCCGATCACATCAACGAGATCATTCTCGGCAACGATCGGACCGGTGAGTGGGCCCGCAATACACCGTTCAACGAGCCGGAGCGTCTGGCGACCATTATCCAGGAGATGGATCCCGAGTGGCGGATGGAGACTGTTATTCCTCCAGACCAATTCCTCACCCTCGACGACCTTCGGAGGTACCAAGTGTCGGCCGATCCCGGGCAAGTCCTATTCCGCAAGCTGTGCTCGGGTTGCCATACGGTTGGCGTTGGTGATCGCGTGGGGCCGGACCTTCTGGGCATATCTGAGCGTCGAGACGAAGAATGGATCAAGCGCTACATTCGCGATCCCGCCGCCGTCCGCCAATCCAATGATCTTGCGGCGATCGAACTCGGTCTGCGTTACGGCGGGGTGCGAATGCCCAATCTCGGACTTTCCGAGAACGATGCTACCGACTTGATAACCTACTTGAATGGACAGGCTGACAATATAGCGAGGGCACGCGCGGAAGCCGTCGCGCAACAGGATCACCATGCTCCCGTCCAACCGGGTAACCAAAATGATACATCAGACGCGGCGGGTCAGCCGCATCACTAG
- a CDS encoding transglutaminase-like cysteine peptidase: MLKLFILAAFALISLSSTALADALHLNPSQLASARNMQEFGPTSMPIGYYEYCQRYRSQCERPAGNDMIELTEERWQAMLKANWIANSTVTPKTDDEIFGVEERWEYPKTAGDCEDYVLIKRKILADQGFPLGSLRITVGLDADGGGHAVLTVVTNLGDFVLDNVEQEIKSWDQAEIQYLKWQSGSDPNVWISLVDPVVAASMEPSDRSTARPR, from the coding sequence ATGTTGAAATTATTCATTCTCGCCGCGTTCGCTCTGATTTCTCTTTCGAGCACCGCGCTCGCGGACGCCCTTCATCTCAACCCCTCGCAACTCGCAAGCGCCCGAAATATGCAGGAATTCGGTCCGACCTCGATGCCGATCGGCTATTATGAGTACTGCCAGAGATATCGGTCGCAGTGTGAGCGACCTGCAGGGAACGACATGATCGAGCTGACGGAGGAACGTTGGCAGGCGATGCTGAAGGCCAATTGGATCGCCAATAGCACAGTTACCCCGAAAACCGACGATGAGATTTTCGGGGTCGAGGAACGTTGGGAGTATCCGAAGACGGCCGGCGACTGCGAGGATTACGTTCTTATCAAGCGAAAGATTCTTGCGGACCAAGGCTTTCCGCTCGGCTCGTTGCGTATCACGGTTGGACTCGACGCGGACGGCGGCGGACACGCAGTACTGACCGTCGTCACGAACCTCGGCGATTTCGTGTTGGATAATGTTGAGCAGGAGATAAAGTCTTGGGACCAGGCCGAAATTCAGTACCTAAAATGGCAGTCTGGGAGTGATCCGAACGTGTGGATCAGCCTTGTCGACCCGGTGGTTGCCGCGAGCATGGAACCAAGTGACCGAAGCACAGCAAGGCCTCGATAG
- the lspA gene encoding signal peptidase II — translation MSISVKFRRACVLAIVALGVFVFDQAAKAVVVEFIMQPPRKIELTDFFNLVLSFNPGISFGMLSGLLRDNAVALGTVQAIVALTIMIFALYSHRRIDALALSMLAGGAASNSADRLHRGAVVDFIDIHIAGMHWPAFNFADVAVVAGVMVFAASGMFGSRPSNKTQVNGS, via the coding sequence ATGAGCATATCCGTGAAATTTCGCCGCGCATGCGTTTTGGCAATTGTCGCGCTAGGCGTATTCGTTTTCGACCAGGCTGCAAAAGCGGTTGTCGTTGAGTTTATAATGCAGCCTCCGCGCAAAATTGAGCTCACCGACTTCTTCAATCTTGTTTTGAGCTTTAACCCGGGCATTAGTTTTGGAATGTTATCTGGACTTCTTCGAGACAATGCGGTCGCGCTGGGGACGGTTCAGGCAATTGTTGCACTGACAATCATGATCTTCGCACTCTACTCGCATCGTCGTATCGACGCTTTGGCGTTGTCCATGTTGGCAGGTGGTGCTGCAAGCAACTCAGCAGACCGTCTACATCGGGGCGCGGTCGTGGATTTTATCGACATTCATATCGCGGGTATGCATTGGCCAGCCTTTAATTTCGCCGATGTTGCTGTCGTAGCAGGAGTTATGGTCTTCGCCGCATCGGGGATGTTTGGTTCACGCCCTAGCAACAAAACACAGGTGAACGGTTCCTAA
- a CDS encoding L,D-transpeptidase family protein, whose amino-acid sequence MALRILAVLAFGFLLSGCVSVMEEFEDRGNAPIPMKLVNQMSSNGMTVSDPVLVRIFKEESELEVWKRDRTGRFALLKTYPMCRWSGKLGPKTTSGDRQAPEGFYHVTASMLNPQSQYHLSFNLGYPNRLEAALGYTGDSLMVHGACSSSGCFAMTDEGVGEIYAVVRDAIRGGQQSVQVQSFPFRMTARNMARHRGDPNTSFWQNLKEGYDIFEATRRQPQVSACGRRYVFDTMFPTSAPLDPLAACPAGEQREDPLVASRQAAEESAYQMAISGGNLTPIHAYSDGGMHETFRSLLEKRGVDRLSKLSSRTEVPVSRPEAALADPHRIRERP is encoded by the coding sequence ATGGCGCTCCGAATTCTGGCCGTTCTGGCTTTTGGCTTTCTTCTCTCCGGCTGCGTCTCCGTCATGGAAGAGTTTGAGGACAGGGGAAACGCCCCCATTCCAATGAAGCTCGTAAACCAAATGTCGAGCAACGGCATGACGGTTTCAGACCCGGTGCTTGTTCGAATTTTCAAGGAAGAGAGCGAATTGGAGGTCTGGAAACGTGACCGAACGGGGCGTTTTGCGCTCTTGAAAACTTACCCAATGTGCAGGTGGTCCGGAAAACTCGGTCCGAAGACCACGTCGGGTGATCGTCAAGCGCCGGAAGGCTTTTATCATGTCACGGCAAGCATGCTCAATCCGCAGTCGCAATATCATCTGTCGTTCAACCTCGGCTATCCTAACCGGCTCGAAGCCGCCCTCGGTTATACGGGTGATTCGCTCATGGTTCACGGCGCCTGTTCCTCGTCAGGTTGCTTTGCCATGACGGACGAGGGGGTCGGAGAAATCTATGCGGTCGTCAGGGACGCAATCCGCGGCGGGCAGCAAAGTGTCCAGGTCCAATCTTTCCCGTTCCGAATGACCGCCCGAAATATGGCTCGGCATCGCGGAGACCCAAACACGTCATTCTGGCAAAATCTGAAAGAAGGCTACGACATCTTTGAAGCTACACGCAGGCAGCCGCAGGTTTCAGCATGTGGGCGACGCTATGTGTTCGACACGATGTTTCCAACCAGTGCACCGCTGGACCCGTTGGCGGCATGTCCCGCTGGAGAGCAGCGCGAAGATCCCCTTGTAGCGTCGCGGCAGGCCGCAGAAGAAAGTGCTTATCAAATGGCGATCAGCGGCGGGAATCTTACACCGATCCATGCCTATTCGGACGGCGGCATGCACGAGACGTTCCGTTCGCTGCTGGAGAAGCGAGGAGTCGACCGTCTTTCGAAATTGTCTTCGAGGACGGAAGTGCCGGTCAGTCGGCCGGAAGCGGCACTTGCCGATCCGCATCGCATTCGGGAACGACCCTGA
- a CDS encoding L,D-transpeptidase codes for MYGYLPNERFPVPAVDISKIPPRFYRQVVDNPTGERAGTIVVDTNRYYLYLVLSDNKAMRYGVGLGRAGFGWSGKGVIQWKQKWPTWTPPAEMIERQPELAKYSAANGGMSPGLDNALGARALYIFQDGQDTLYRLHGTMEEWSIGKAVSSGCVRLLNHDVINLYDRVTNGSPIIVR; via the coding sequence ATGTACGGTTACCTTCCGAACGAGCGCTTTCCGGTGCCGGCCGTCGATATCTCGAAAATTCCTCCGCGGTTCTATCGGCAGGTCGTTGACAATCCGACTGGAGAACGTGCTGGCACCATCGTCGTCGACACCAATAGATACTACCTCTATCTCGTCCTGTCAGACAACAAAGCCATGCGTTACGGCGTGGGCCTGGGGCGTGCCGGATTTGGTTGGTCGGGGAAAGGGGTCATTCAGTGGAAACAGAAGTGGCCAACATGGACGCCCCCAGCTGAAATGATTGAGCGCCAACCTGAGCTCGCGAAATACAGTGCAGCCAATGGAGGCATGTCGCCAGGCCTCGACAATGCCCTTGGAGCACGAGCTTTGTACATTTTTCAAGATGGCCAAGACACACTCTACCGTCTCCACGGAACAATGGAGGAGTGGAGCATCGGAAAAGCCGTATCAAGCGGATGCGTTCGGCTTCTCAATCATGACGTGATCAACCTCTATGACCGCGTCACAAACGGCAGCCCAATAATCGTACGGTAG
- a CDS encoding cell wall hydrolase — protein MGQAGRGRGLKRSISARGLLATVLIAIVMVIAVPTATTKTPSRPTAPDALSLESLPNDPHDRAGGFNVILEEKQGRATAAAKEEYSAAEVELTRSLRLRLRPATGADQFTASLPILHRSKVDRLAGVPPALTGLVTNDGADILATAYAPTDAFHADASPFDALLMGDQSGRFIPPLATGDHDWLKLPLPATSFSSEEQKCLSTAIYFEARGESLQGQAAVAQVILNRVRNPAYPDGICGVVYQNATLYNRCQFSFACDGAPERIVDRRAYDVAREIAMAVTGGKIFLQDIGSSTHYFATYVRPDWADAMEEMTQIGSHIFYRT, from the coding sequence ATGGGGCAAGCCGGCCGAGGGAGAGGCCTCAAGCGCAGCATTTCTGCCAGAGGTCTTCTCGCTACAGTGCTAATTGCCATCGTGATGGTGATCGCCGTACCGACGGCTACCACAAAGACGCCGTCGCGGCCGACAGCTCCAGATGCGCTTTCTCTTGAGAGCTTGCCAAATGATCCGCATGACAGAGCAGGCGGATTCAACGTAATCCTTGAGGAGAAGCAAGGAAGGGCCACTGCGGCCGCTAAAGAAGAATATTCGGCAGCCGAAGTCGAATTGACGCGAAGTTTGCGGCTGCGTTTGCGCCCGGCCACCGGTGCGGACCAATTCACTGCATCGCTGCCAATCCTTCACCGCTCCAAAGTGGATCGACTAGCTGGCGTGCCGCCCGCGCTGACCGGTCTAGTGACTAATGATGGTGCGGATATTCTAGCGACTGCCTACGCTCCAACCGACGCCTTTCATGCCGACGCATCACCATTTGATGCCTTGCTAATGGGTGACCAGTCAGGCCGCTTTATCCCTCCGCTAGCGACAGGAGATCATGATTGGTTGAAGCTTCCTTTGCCGGCTACCTCATTTTCATCGGAAGAACAAAAATGTCTTTCCACCGCGATTTATTTCGAAGCTCGCGGAGAAAGTCTTCAAGGGCAAGCTGCCGTCGCCCAAGTGATCTTGAATAGGGTGCGCAATCCTGCGTATCCCGACGGAATATGCGGCGTGGTTTATCAGAATGCCACTTTGTACAACCGATGTCAGTTTTCATTCGCCTGCGATGGAGCGCCAGAGCGCATTGTGGATCGACGCGCTTATGATGTAGCCCGCGAAATTGCTATGGCTGTGACTGGCGGAAAAATCTTCCTGCAAGACATAGGCTCATCGACCCATTATTTCGCCACCTATGTTCGTCCTGACTGGGCCGACGCTATGGAAGAGATGACACAAATTGGTTCGCACATCTTTTACCGGACCTAA